The Bernardetia sp. ABR2-2B DNA window GTATTCCAGATTATACCAAAAATTCTGAAATACAAGTGGAAACAAGTCAAACACAAAATCAGAATAACCAAGATAATCAAGGACAGAATCAACAAAATCAAAATCCTTATAATTACAATCAAAACAGTCAATATCCATATCAACAAAATCCTAACCCTGTTCAAAAAGTGGAAATTGATATTAATGTCAATGTAACAACCACAAAATCAGGAACAGATAGTAGCATTACTAAAGTAGTTGTTGTTCCTCAAAATGGGGAAGTTATAGAGTCTGAAAGTGAAAAAGCAGAGACGAACAGTCGTTTGTCTGAAGAAGAAAAAACACTTGAAGAACTAGAAAATCGTTTGAAGGAAATTGAAGAAGATAAGAAAAACAAAAAGACAAGAGCAGAACGTAAAGCTGACCAAGAAGCAACTGAAAAAGCACAAGAAAAAGCAAGGCTAGAAATGGATACTCTTCAAAAACAATTAGAAGAATTGAAGACACAAAGGCAAAATAATCTTTCTATTACCTTAGAAAACCCAAATCAAAACAACACAGACAGTCAAGCAAATACGCAAAAACAAGATTCTGCGATGTATAAATTAATAGAATTGCAGTTTCAATATATGCAGCAGCGTATGGCAACCTTGGAAAAGCAACTTGAAAATCAAGCAACAAGGCAAGAAGAGAGTAAAAATACTTCTACCAAAAGTGAAGATTTATCAAAAATTGAAAATCAATTAGCAGCTCTTCAAGCACAATTGGAGCTTTTAGCAAATCAAAAACAGAATGAAAAAACTGTTATTGAAGAAAATCCAACATCTACAAAAGATACTGTTGTAGTAATGAATAAAGAGGAAAAAATACCCGTTATCAATCAAACAAGTGAAGTAGTTGGAATAAAGAAAGTAGAGATTTTCTTCACAACAGGTTCTTCTACTATCGTTCCAAAAGACAAAGAAAAAATTGCTCCTCTTATTAGAGTCTTGCAAAATGATAAAAACCTAAGTGTCCGTATTTATGGTTTTACAGATTCAAAAGGAAGTGCTGCCTTTAATCAAAAACTCTCTAAACAAAGGACAGATTCTGTCAAACAATTGCTTTTAGAAGCAGGAATTTCTGAAAGCAGAATCGTAGAAGGTTCTTTTGGAATAGATACAAACAATCCTTACGGAGAAGATTTTTATGGTAGAAGAGTAGAGATTGAGTTGGTGGGAAAGTAATCAAATAACGTATTTATAGGTCAAAAGGCTTACCTTTGACATTTCATAAACTGTTGAATGGGAATAAAATGATTAGAAACTTCAATTATTTCGGTGTAGCCATTTCTATAGTTGGTTTAATCATACTCTTCTATGATTTTTCTTTAGCTAATGAATTTATGCTTGAAGGTAGTTACGTAATAGCTCTTTCATTCATAGTTTTGATAAACTCGTTTAGGTTACTTCATCCAAAACTGAGTAAAAATATTGAATTTACTATCTTAACTAATATTGTTCTTCTAATCTGTCTTAGCTATAACCTTTGGACACTCTTTTGGCTTTCTTGGGGACGTGGATATTTTGGTATAGAAACTCCTTCTGTTTATGATTTAGCTTTTTTAATTCATTCTATAATGATTCTTTTCTTGATGATAGAATTTGTAACTTTTATCAAAAACAGAAATTGAAATACTGTTGAAGGTAAGCCTCTAAGCTATGGATTTCTGCTATTTCATAAAAAAACAGCTTCAAAATACTACTATTTTGAAGCTGTTTTTGGCTGTAAACTACTGTTGAGGTGTTACTATCAATGAAGACTAAATTCATAATTTTAATCCTTGATTACTCCTAATCAGAGTTATGATACTAGAAAAATCACTTCCGACTAACTAAAAAAACACCCAAAAATATACAGGCTGCCCAGATGAGTTTTGTAGTTGTCAATGAATCTTTATCTAATGCCACAGCTATAAAAGTAGCCAAAACAGGCTGCAAATAAATATAAATGCCGACTACGCTAGAAGAAACGCTACGCAAAGCCCACGCATTGAGTAAATAGGCTAAAAATGTTGTGAAAAGAACAATATATCCCAAACCTACATAAATCATAGGTGGCATTTCTACAAAATTAGTAGTTCCTAAATCTGAAAAACCAAACGGCAAAACAAAAGGCAAAGCAAGTGTAAACATCCATTTACTGATAGATAAAGCAGAATATTTTTTCAAAAGTGGTTTTGCAATCACTAAATAAATGGCATAAGAAGTAGCATTGAGAAGAATAAATAAATCTCCTAAATTAAAATCAAAAGCGAAAGCAAAAGGAAGGGAAGAATCAGAAACTGCTTTACTACTAATTAGCATTCCAGCTCCCAAAAGACCCAAACTAACTCCCAAGCCTTTTAGAAATGTAAATTTTTCGCCTCCACTAATTGCCGAAACTATCAAAACAAGTAAAGGCGTTGTAGTCATAATCAGAGCTGCATTAATAGGTGTGGTTCGTGCCAGTCCTTCAAAAAACAAAAGCTGATTTACCACTACTCCAAAAATAGCACTCAAAAGCAAAATTATTTTTT harbors:
- a CDS encoding OmpA family protein — protein: MKKIYFLILTFFLFIPFSFSQQNNFNWRVGLQTGNMTYRGDLNEKFWQSDKMFATDFNEFSFGLSIENTPNKTLSNRLQLTYGEFTANDRSTGILERSLNVQTKIYSAAYIFTFYTDNGWFLGENALLSPYLMAGVGGSYFENYGDLYYQNAQNTKSSYYYWSDNTIRDAAESSGNGQIIAQDGNFETRLQDFNTEKQNGYSPYSLDIPLGVGLKLRLLNRLSLHVQSVVNYSLTSDFLDDVSGDFRNSYENAEQNYVANPANYNNGQGSRGNTGQGFLGNDAFIFTSFGISWSFSPKKQAFRAPALYASNKPKSVFELNPDSLKTVTVDGIPDYTKNSEIQVETSQTQNQNNQDNQGQNQQNQNPYNYNQNSQYPYQQNPNPVQKVEIDINVNVTTTKSGTDSSITKVVVVPQNGEVIESESEKAETNSRLSEEEKTLEELENRLKEIEEDKKNKKTRAERKADQEATEKAQEKARLEMDTLQKQLEELKTQRQNNLSITLENPNQNNTDSQANTQKQDSAMYKLIELQFQYMQQRMATLEKQLENQATRQEESKNTSTKSEDLSKIENQLAALQAQLELLANQKQNEKTVIEENPTSTKDTVVVMNKEEKIPVINQTSEVVGIKKVEIFFTTGSSTIVPKDKEKIAPLIRVLQNDKNLSVRIYGFTDSKGSAAFNQKLSKQRTDSVKQLLLEAGISESRIVEGSFGIDTNNPYGEDFYGRRVEIELVGK
- a CDS encoding DMT family transporter; its protein translation is MKLPKIDKTILVHLALFAVALIYGANYTIAKEVMPVYISPSATILMRVLGASVLFWILVGGKKLILSNRKEKIILLLSAIFGVVVNQLLFFEGLARTTPINAALIMTTTPLLVLIVSAISGGEKFTFLKGLGVSLGLLGAGMLISSKAVSDSSLPFAFAFDFNLGDLFILLNATSYAIYLVIAKPLLKKYSALSISKWMFTLALPFVLPFGFSDLGTTNFVEMPPMIYVGLGYIVLFTTFLAYLLNAWALRSVSSSVVGIYIYLQPVLATFIAVALDKDSLTTTKLIWAACIFLGVFLVSRK